From Desulfobacterales bacterium, a single genomic window includes:
- a CDS encoding NAD(P)H-dependent glycerol-3-phosphate dehydrogenase, translating to MSELKVNAENARIAVVGAGSWGTALACLLAHKGYDIDLWAFEKEVKAQIETRHENETFLPGIPLPLNLRPSNDLSAVIADKDLILLVVPSHLMRAVGKRMAGLLPSGVVLVSAAKGIENDTYLSMSGVLREVLPEVPDDSVAILSGPSFAREVGRKVPTAVTVASKNPATAQLVQNVFSSPHFRVYTHLDVIGVELGGAAKNVIAIASGIVDGLGLGLDTRAALITRGLAEMRRLGVRLGADPRTFSGLSGVGDLILTCTGNLSRNYTVGIKLGSGMTLKAILSEMKMVAEGVKTAKSIFNLSRKIGVEMPICEEVYRILYEEVSPVEAVKRLMTRSLKDEFDGWEG from the coding sequence ATGAGCGAATTGAAAGTCAACGCTGAAAACGCCCGCATCGCCGTGGTGGGCGCCGGTAGCTGGGGAACGGCGTTGGCCTGCCTTCTGGCGCATAAGGGATATGATATCGATCTTTGGGCCTTTGAAAAAGAAGTTAAAGCGCAGATCGAAACCCGGCATGAGAATGAGACCTTTTTACCGGGAATACCCCTGCCGCTCAACTTGCGGCCGTCCAATGATCTCTCTGCGGTCATTGCGGATAAAGATTTGATATTGCTGGTGGTGCCGTCTCATCTGATGCGAGCTGTCGGTAAGCGGATGGCCGGGTTGCTGCCATCCGGTGTGGTGCTGGTCTCGGCGGCCAAGGGGATCGAAAATGACACGTATCTGAGCATGAGCGGCGTTCTCCGGGAAGTACTTCCGGAAGTGCCGGACGATTCCGTTGCGATTTTATCCGGCCCGAGTTTTGCCCGGGAAGTCGGCCGCAAAGTCCCCACGGCCGTCACGGTGGCGTCCAAAAACCCGGCAACGGCCCAATTGGTTCAGAACGTGTTTTCAAGCCCGCATTTCAGGGTATATACCCATTTGGATGTGATCGGTGTCGAGTTGGGCGGGGCTGCCAAAAATGTGATCGCGATCGCCTCGGGTATTGTTGATGGATTGGGGCTCGGGCTTGACACGCGGGCCGCCCTCATTACGCGAGGTCTTGCGGAGATGCGACGCTTGGGGGTTCGGCTCGGCGCTGATCCGAGGACCTTTTCGGGACTCTCCGGTGTCGGGGATCTGATCCTCACCTGCACCGGGAATCTCAGCCGGAACTATACGGTTGGCATCAAGCTCGGCTCGGGCATGACCCTTAAGGCCATTCTTTCCGAGATGAAGATGGTGGCTGAAGGCGTCAAGACGGCCAAATCGATTTTTAACCTCTCACGGAAGATCGGGGTTGAAATGCCCATTTGTGAAGAGGTGTACCGAATACTGTATGAGGAAGTGTCTCCGGTGGAAGCGGTGAAACGGCTCATGACCCGAAGCCTGAAGGATGAGTTTGACGGGTGGGAAGGCTAG
- the radC gene encoding DNA repair protein RadC, with protein MTQRASHKGEGHRLRLRDRFMQAGLSGFHDYEVVELLLTLGTPRKDCKDMAKAILKRFKTLPGVFEAPNTALCEIDGLGLRNIIGLKLVKAVADRYLEDQLLHRDPIHNAKALFDYLYHRLRARHRECFEVIFLDARNKVMETQTLFEGTLTASAVYPREVVHAALNQNAAALIFVHNHPSGDPAPSPEDIDLTRRLLFACKVSGITVHEHLIIGDNCYYSFAEQGHIARMNAAYEKI; from the coding sequence GTGACGCAGCGCGCTTCGCATAAGGGAGAGGGCCATCGCCTGCGGCTTCGTGACAGATTCATGCAGGCCGGGTTGTCCGGGTTTCATGATTATGAGGTGGTTGAGCTGTTGTTGACGCTTGGAACGCCCCGCAAGGACTGTAAGGACATGGCCAAGGCCATCCTGAAGCGGTTTAAAACCCTTCCCGGCGTTTTTGAAGCGCCCAACACGGCCCTTTGCGAAATTGACGGCTTGGGCCTTCGCAATATCATCGGTCTGAAGTTGGTCAAGGCCGTGGCGGACCGGTATCTTGAGGATCAACTCCTTCACCGGGATCCGATTCATAACGCCAAGGCGCTGTTTGACTATCTATACCATCGCCTGCGCGCCAGGCACCGCGAATGCTTCGAGGTGATATTCCTGGATGCGAGAAACAAGGTGATGGAGACGCAGACGCTCTTTGAAGGGACGCTGACCGCCAGCGCCGTATATCCGAGGGAAGTGGTTCATGCCGCGTTAAATCAAAATGCCGCCGCGCTTATTTTCGTTCACAACCATCCTTCCGGTGATCCGGCGCCTTCGCCCGAAGATATCGATTTGACCCGAAGGCTCTTATTTGCGTGCAAGGTTTCGGGTATCACGGTGCATGAGCATCTCATTATCGGCGACAATTGCTATTACAGCTTTGCCGAACAGGGGCATATTGCTCGGATGAATGCGGCGTATGAAAAAATATAG
- a CDS encoding phosphoglycerate kinase, translating into MKTIRNIDFSGKRVLCRVDFNVPLDENQCITDDARIRAVVPTITHMVSKGAKVILASHLGRPKGKPVPEMSLSPVADRLGEILGKVVKLAPDCIGPEVAALVAAMVPGDVLLLENLRFHAAEQKNDDAFAAGLAELCDIYVNDAFAVSHRPDASVEAVTRQVPVCAAGLLLEREIEFFKRAMGAPQRPLVAVIGGAKVSSKLAALTNMLDHVDKLIIGGAMANTFLKAKGVGVGKSKVEEDLVETAAKMMKTAAEKGVRFYLPVDAVVAPLFDEKAPVKMVPIEEIPEEWMVLDIGPASSILFSQALYDAKTIVWNGPMGVFEMAPFSRGTMAMATHIADAHALSIVGGGDTDAALHQAGETDRVSYVSTGGGAFLELLEGKTLPAVAALEAAAARSAD; encoded by the coding sequence ATGAAAACCATCCGGAATATAGATTTTTCGGGGAAAAGAGTACTTTGTCGTGTGGATTTCAATGTGCCGCTGGATGAGAATCAGTGCATTACCGATGACGCCAGAATTCGGGCCGTCGTGCCGACCATAACCCACATGGTGTCAAAAGGCGCAAAGGTCATTTTGGCTTCCCACCTGGGCCGGCCCAAGGGAAAGCCGGTGCCGGAGATGAGCTTATCGCCGGTGGCCGACCGGCTGGGGGAGATTTTGGGCAAGGTGGTTAAACTGGCGCCGGATTGTATCGGGCCGGAAGTGGCGGCGCTTGTGGCTGCAATGGTGCCGGGAGATGTGCTGTTGCTTGAGAACCTGCGATTTCATGCCGCCGAGCAAAAAAACGATGATGCCTTTGCCGCCGGGTTGGCCGAATTGTGCGACATTTATGTTAACGACGCCTTTGCCGTCTCTCACCGGCCCGATGCCTCGGTGGAAGCGGTGACCCGGCAGGTGCCGGTTTGCGCGGCGGGCCTGCTGCTCGAGCGGGAAATTGAATTTTTTAAAAGGGCAATGGGCGCGCCTCAGCGGCCGCTGGTGGCGGTCATCGGCGGCGCCAAGGTGTCGAGCAAACTGGCAGCTCTGACCAATATGCTCGACCATGTGGATAAACTCATCATCGGCGGCGCGATGGCCAATACGTTTTTGAAAGCAAAGGGCGTTGGCGTGGGCAAATCAAAGGTGGAGGAGGATCTCGTGGAAACCGCCGCGAAAATGATGAAAACCGCCGCCGAAAAGGGCGTCCGGTTTTATCTGCCCGTGGACGCGGTGGTTGCGCCTTTGTTTGACGAAAAGGCGCCGGTGAAAATGGTGCCGATAGAGGAAATTCCGGAAGAGTGGATGGTGCTCGATATCGGCCCCGCGTCCTCGATATTATTTTCTCAGGCGCTCTATGATGCCAAAACCATCGTTTGGAACGGTCCCATGGGAGTCTTTGAAATGGCGCCCTTTAGCCGGGGGACCATGGCCATGGCCACCCATATCGCCGATGCGCACGCGCTCTCGATCGTGGGCGGCGGGGATACGGATGCCGCCTTGCACCAGGCCGGCGAAACGGATCGGGTCAGCTATGTTTCCACGGGTGGCGGAGCTTTTCTGGAACTGCTGGAAGGCAAAACCCTGCCAGCCGTCGCGGCGCTGGAGGCAGCGGCCGCAAGGAGCGCGGACTGA
- a CDS encoding VTT domain-containing protein — translation MGIQILQVMIAPVPGEATGIIGGYLFGTLPGFIYSTLALTVGSWINFLIGRLMGRGFVRKMIPTSTLNRMDFLVKHQGAVIIFILFVLPGFPKDYLCLFLGVSLLPLRVFMLMAAIGRMPGTLLLSLQGASLYDREYLLSSVLLAVCLLLVYLVYRFREPLYRWIEKQNHGT, via the coding sequence ATGGGCATTCAGATATTGCAGGTGATGATTGCCCCGGTTCCGGGCGAGGCGACGGGGATCATCGGCGGATACCTGTTTGGCACGCTGCCGGGTTTTATTTACTCTACCCTTGCCTTGACGGTGGGGTCCTGGATCAATTTTTTGATCGGGCGTCTGATGGGGCGGGGCTTTGTCCGGAAAATGATTCCGACGTCGACCCTGAATCGAATGGATTTTCTGGTTAAACACCAGGGCGCCGTCATTATTTTTATTCTTTTTGTACTGCCCGGTTTCCCCAAAGATTATCTTTGCCTGTTTTTAGGCGTTAGTTTGTTGCCGCTGCGCGTGTTTATGCTGATGGCGGCCATCGGTCGAATGCCCGGCACCTTGTTGCTGAGCCTTCAGGGCGCAAGCCTTTATGACCGCGAATACCTGCTGTCGTCGGTTCTCTTGGCTGTCTGTCTGTTGCTTGTTTACCTGGTTTATCGTTTCAGAGAACCGCTCTATCGGTGGATTGAAAAACAGAATCACGGCACTTAA